In Flavobacterium endoglycinae, one DNA window encodes the following:
- a CDS encoding DUF6965 family protein → MNPEEIKRYFDAVPPPLEVEWKPWAKITDSQLFFKKLLYRDQDL, encoded by the coding sequence ATGAATCCAGAAGAAATTAAACGATATTTTGATGCTGTGCCGCCGCCCTTGGAAGTGGAGTGGAAACCATGGGCAAAAATTACAGATTCCCAGCTTTTTTTTAAAAAGCTGCTATACAGGGATCAGGACCTTTAA
- a CDS encoding RHS repeat domain-containing protein, whose product MKFITYCWCLTGLIINAQNTNIFPASPNASALMEYVNLPVSLDTGVPTINYTLLSIKNNDIEVPVTVSYHAAGIKVNEVPSWLGTGWTLNAGGSISRVIAGLADDSDNGFIGVNQKGRLVNQAWDAVYIRSANNKVLDTEPDIFYFNFLDFQGKFVFNADGDIVLLPHQELKILPPFGPKKIDNYWTIIDGEGNKYKFGTTAGSIEKIGTTTTFNTGGNIDTVTSAPRISSWYLCEIESAAGDKITFEYKNGSSYSFESKSESRTMKYFPGTPIINSVQFITQTNTVTNPVYLDKILSANGSVKFNSLSLREDLLNSYKIDNIQLVNKNGAVVRKINFNHSYFLSSGCTLPECKRLKLDGISQESSQITQQLYQFQYNQDVLLPSRMSPQIDHWGYYNQNGETIFNTGNTTNRAPNFLGTKANILQKIIYPTGGSVSFDFELNDFDAAGTNSPTGGLRISSITENFKYGTPLSRQYIYRKGNSSASSGTSYTNPKYTSEGVVISDDATHNWSLYKMSSHSLRQLFDLNGSNVKYGEVKVRYPDNSSESNFFTSFSTNPDIRNQADYRRYRTDINNLYSVLNIDPFEEPFSPPSVNNFNERGFLTKKIYKNSLDNIVYTLENTYKKINPANQYVSYGFSISQFASNSSGTEQVFNIGKYALKNDIYVLDKTKEVKYDLNNLTAGTEITTEYSYSTEFPTLKTAEVMTNSDGKKHKNVYQYSFDLLTENGMAVLKQKNNIIHPVTESRLVDETEIYTKKVYFDTGAGYINNGGMPLIKEVKENKAGDKNNNFIFEKYDAVGRLLQFKQADNVSVSVIWGYNNEYPIAKLENIAYDEIPADLILLLKTKSNGFIQSELMDAFVSLRNSSALNKGQITTYTYAPLIGVTSITDPKSYTTYYEYDEFNRLKNSKDAAGNIITETKYNYKQ is encoded by the coding sequence ATGAAATTTATTACCTACTGCTGGTGCTTGACGGGTTTAATTATCAATGCGCAAAATACTAACATTTTCCCCGCGAGCCCTAATGCTTCTGCACTAATGGAATATGTAAATCTACCGGTCAGTCTCGATACAGGAGTGCCTACAATCAATTATACTCTTCTGTCAATTAAGAATAATGATATTGAGGTCCCTGTAACAGTATCTTATCATGCAGCAGGCATAAAAGTCAATGAAGTGCCCAGCTGGCTGGGAACAGGCTGGACTTTAAATGCAGGTGGCAGCATTTCACGTGTTATTGCAGGGCTGGCTGACGATAGTGATAACGGTTTTATAGGGGTAAATCAAAAAGGCAGACTCGTAAACCAAGCCTGGGATGCAGTTTATATAAGGAGTGCCAATAATAAAGTTTTAGATACTGAGCCGGATATTTTCTACTTTAATTTTTTAGACTTTCAGGGTAAATTTGTATTTAATGCCGATGGTGACATAGTGCTGCTGCCTCATCAGGAATTAAAAATTTTGCCTCCTTTTGGTCCTAAAAAAATAGATAATTACTGGACAATAATTGATGGCGAAGGAAACAAATATAAATTTGGAACCACTGCAGGTTCGATTGAAAAAATCGGGACTACTACTACATTTAATACAGGAGGAAATATAGATACTGTAACTTCTGCGCCTAGAATATCTTCATGGTATCTCTGTGAAATAGAAAGCGCAGCAGGAGATAAGATTACTTTTGAATATAAAAATGGCAGTTCTTATTCATTCGAGAGTAAATCAGAATCAAGGACAATGAAGTATTTTCCGGGAACTCCCATTATAAATTCTGTCCAATTTATAACCCAGACCAATACGGTTACCAATCCGGTATATCTGGATAAAATACTTTCTGCAAATGGATCTGTAAAATTTAATTCACTGTCGCTCCGTGAGGATCTGCTTAACAGTTACAAGATTGATAATATCCAGTTAGTAAATAAAAACGGTGCTGTTGTGAGAAAAATCAATTTTAACCATAGCTACTTTTTGTCTTCAGGATGTACTCTGCCAGAATGTAAACGTCTAAAATTAGACGGGATTTCCCAGGAATCATCCCAGATAACTCAGCAGCTTTATCAGTTCCAGTATAATCAAGATGTGCTGCTGCCGAGCAGAATGTCGCCGCAGATTGATCATTGGGGGTATTACAATCAAAATGGTGAAACTATTTTTAATACTGGAAACACAACTAACAGGGCTCCAAATTTTCTTGGAACCAAAGCCAATATACTCCAGAAAATAATCTATCCTACCGGAGGAAGTGTTTCTTTTGATTTTGAATTGAATGATTTTGATGCTGCGGGGACAAACTCACCAACGGGCGGGCTGAGAATCAGCAGTATTACTGAAAATTTTAAGTATGGCACTCCATTATCCAGACAGTACATCTATAGAAAAGGAAATTCATCAGCCAGCAGCGGCACGAGTTATACAAATCCAAAATATACTTCAGAAGGGGTAGTCATCAGTGATGACGCAACCCATAACTGGAGTCTTTACAAGATGTCATCACATTCCTTACGACAGCTCTTTGATCTTAATGGTTCAAATGTAAAATACGGTGAAGTAAAAGTAAGATATCCAGATAACAGTTCTGAAAGTAATTTTTTTACCAGCTTTTCAACTAATCCCGATATACGAAACCAGGCTGATTACAGGCGTTACAGAACAGACATTAATAATCTGTATAGTGTTCTGAATATTGATCCCTTTGAAGAACCTTTTTCACCTCCTTCAGTAAATAATTTTAACGAAAGAGGCTTTCTAACCAAGAAAATTTATAAAAATAGTCTCGATAATATTGTGTATACACTTGAGAATACATACAAAAAAATAAATCCGGCCAATCAATATGTGTCTTATGGATTTTCCATTTCACAATTTGCTTCGAACAGCAGCGGTACTGAACAGGTCTTTAATATTGGGAAATATGCTTTAAAAAATGATATTTATGTACTCGATAAAACAAAAGAAGTGAAATATGATCTCAATAATTTAACAGCTGGTACTGAAATCACTACAGAATACAGCTACTCAACAGAGTTCCCAACTTTAAAAACAGCGGAAGTGATGACTAATAGTGATGGTAAAAAGCATAAAAATGTATACCAATATTCTTTTGACTTATTAACTGAAAACGGTATGGCTGTATTAAAGCAGAAAAATAATATAATACATCCTGTAACGGAAAGCAGACTGGTAGACGAAACAGAGATTTATACTAAAAAAGTTTACTTCGATACTGGCGCAGGTTATATAAACAATGGAGGAATGCCTCTAATTAAAGAAGTAAAAGAGAATAAAGCCGGAGATAAAAATAATAACTTTATTTTTGAAAAGTACGACGCTGTAGGCCGTCTGCTGCAGTTTAAGCAGGCAGACAATGTATCGGTATCTGTTATCTGGGGATATAACAATGAATATCCAATTGCAAAACTCGAGAATATTGCCTACGATGAAATTCCGGCTGATCTTATTTTACTGCTCAAGACAAAATCGAATGGTTTTATTCAAAGTGAATTAATGGATGCCTTTGTAAGTTTGAGAAACAGCAGTGCTCTGAATAAAGGGCAGATAACCACTTATACGTATGCTCCTCTGATAGGTGTCACTTCAATAACAGATCCAAAAAGCTATACTACATATTATGAGTACGATGAGTTTAACCGCTTAAAGAATTCTAAAGATGCGGCAGGCAATATCATTACAGAGACGAAATACAATTACAAACAATAA
- a CDS encoding DUF6443 domain-containing protein — MKKYLLMLFLSYVYCFGSESHSTNSTHANARNIPGQYPDYYQEIPSRNLVASNDPGDSAYGYIEISNNYLTVNFESVWSSKQSYVTGIVASINTALPDIFLGPIYSGGQETGFYAKIQENNLVVYSLTPNYSYFNRFNLGFSIDLNCMKNWYFDGDGDGFGSPASNPVTDCYQPYSNFVANNLDCDDQNAAVKGAKSWYLDADNDGYGDPAQGPVVQCDKPADNYVDNNLDLCPFEYGLSADGCPNGTFYINENYTRTISPAIPVSTLAGLAAGNKVDEIIYYDGLGRQMQKINVGAGGNGEDIVTPFEYDLYGKQTKEYLAYGKTTNGGIYMTNALESVQAFYNTAKYDNATNPYNEKQFEISPLNRVFKQASAGDPWKLGSGHEIKFDYQTNSASEVKLFYAVSSWNAGQNIYDISLSLSPNEYYAAGDLYKTVTKNENWTAGKNNTTEEFKDKKGRVVLKRTYSDYKDAGGTIISSQRVHDTYYVYDIYGNLSYVIPPKAVDLLGSGTFLEADITSMAAVAAADPLHLKAGRSITLKADPNDPSKGFHAPAGTTFSAVIDNSTQTVLDNLCYQYKHDSRNRIVEKKMPGKQWEFIIYDKLDRVILTQDGNLRIQNKWLFTKYDAFERIVYTGEYTNLISRTALQLQADNSSVIYETRSPSNTVNNTILYYSNIAFPSNGIDLMTINYYDDYNFDIDGGTAENVGIVTPSTLVKSLNTGSKIRVLGKPDWTTNVLYYDNKGRVIYTYSKNNFLGIVNKVKSDLDFVGRPTQTLTEHTKGGTTITIADVFTYDPAGRLKKQSQSVNGAAAEIICENFYDNTGQLVTKSVGGKNNQTRYQDIDYSYNIRGWLKGINDSDTGNSDIIFGTADLFGFKINYNNPTDVTKALYNGNISQTFWKVQSQNMGLKNYTYTYDALNRLTNAVSQDSGRYNESLTYDVNGNIMSLVRNGYKDADALQGGVMDNLTYSYDNGNRLLSVSDSSGSTEGFKNGINSGDDYTYDTNGNIKTDANKGITAFTYNHLNLPVDITFSQGSIHYDYDALGTKLKKTVNDNGIITAKEYVFGFQYEKRGNGVNELKFFPHKEGYVKNTNGNYSYIYQYKDHLGNVRLSYENISQTLTPSLHIVEENNYYPFGLKQKIQGEVINQTVYKYKYNGKELQDELYLNVYDYGARNYDPAIGRWLNIDPLSEKMRRHSPYNYAFDNPVRYNDPDGMEPKDDYRLLKNGKLELIKPTGDNFDRVYNLDKSKNIKVDKGVINKKLISSNVSIFISTNPEKAENAYKFFAMNSDVEWQFNIFKGKSTVATIASSHTEGTVENRADLTYRVLKNPNMRLLYNSHSHPGEYNFDTTWPAYPSGYTSDLKYSPESGDVDHFFISKNPFYKDRVPSTFNIFVPKRPDIELNFNDNAVYRTIPDVKPSSMQNVPFKG, encoded by the coding sequence ATGAAAAAATATTTACTAATGCTGTTTTTATCTTATGTTTATTGTTTTGGTTCTGAATCCCATAGTACAAATTCAACCCATGCCAATGCGCGTAATATACCGGGGCAGTATCCGGATTATTACCAAGAGATACCGTCCCGTAATTTAGTAGCCAGTAACGACCCCGGAGACAGTGCTTATGGCTATATCGAAATTTCGAATAATTATTTAACGGTTAATTTTGAATCAGTCTGGAGCTCAAAACAATCGTATGTTACAGGTATTGTGGCATCAATTAATACTGCGCTGCCTGACATTTTTTTAGGTCCTATCTACAGCGGCGGGCAGGAAACAGGATTCTATGCTAAAATCCAAGAAAATAATTTAGTGGTATATTCACTTACTCCGAATTATTCTTATTTCAATAGATTTAACCTTGGGTTCAGCATAGATCTAAATTGCATGAAAAACTGGTATTTTGATGGTGACGGCGACGGATTTGGCAGCCCGGCTTCAAATCCTGTAACGGACTGTTATCAGCCATATTCTAATTTTGTAGCCAATAATCTGGATTGCGATGACCAAAATGCAGCTGTAAAAGGCGCAAAAAGCTGGTATCTGGATGCAGATAATGACGGGTACGGTGATCCTGCCCAGGGACCTGTGGTTCAGTGTGATAAACCTGCAGATAATTATGTGGACAATAATCTGGATCTGTGTCCTTTTGAATATGGACTTTCAGCAGATGGATGTCCAAATGGGACATTTTACATAAATGAAAATTACACACGCACCATTTCTCCGGCGATACCTGTCTCTACACTTGCGGGGCTTGCCGCTGGTAATAAAGTGGATGAGATAATATACTATGATGGTCTGGGAAGACAGATGCAGAAAATAAATGTTGGGGCCGGGGGTAATGGAGAAGATATAGTAACTCCGTTTGAATATGACCTGTATGGAAAACAGACTAAGGAGTATCTTGCGTATGGCAAGACCACAAACGGAGGGATTTACATGACGAATGCCCTTGAGAGCGTTCAGGCATTTTATAATACTGCCAAGTATGATAACGCCACGAATCCTTACAATGAAAAGCAGTTTGAAATTTCGCCATTAAACAGGGTGTTTAAACAAGCATCAGCCGGAGATCCATGGAAGTTAGGCTCTGGACATGAAATCAAATTTGACTACCAGACTAATAGTGCCTCAGAAGTTAAACTATTTTATGCGGTTTCTTCATGGAATGCCGGGCAGAACATTTATGATATTTCGTTATCCCTATCACCAAATGAGTATTACGCTGCAGGAGATTTATATAAAACAGTTACCAAAAATGAAAACTGGACTGCTGGTAAAAATAATACAACAGAAGAATTTAAAGATAAAAAGGGACGGGTGGTGCTGAAAAGGACTTATTCTGATTATAAGGATGCCGGCGGTACTATTATTTCTTCACAAAGGGTTCATGACACTTATTATGTATATGATATTTATGGGAATCTATCTTATGTAATACCCCCAAAGGCAGTAGATCTGCTGGGCAGCGGTACTTTTCTGGAAGCAGATATAACTTCTATGGCAGCCGTTGCTGCGGCAGATCCATTACATCTCAAAGCGGGCAGATCAATTACCTTGAAGGCAGATCCAAATGATCCATCTAAAGGATTTCATGCGCCGGCGGGCACCACTTTTTCAGCAGTGATTGATAACAGCACCCAGACTGTTTTAGATAATCTGTGTTACCAGTACAAACATGACTCGCGTAACCGTATAGTAGAAAAGAAGATGCCCGGAAAGCAGTGGGAGTTTATTATTTATGACAAACTTGATCGTGTGATCTTAACACAGGATGGTAATTTAAGAATTCAGAATAAATGGCTTTTTACAAAATATGATGCTTTTGAACGTATCGTGTATACAGGTGAATATACCAATTTAATCAGCAGAACTGCTTTACAGCTGCAGGCAGACAATAGTTCTGTTATATATGAAACCAGGTCGCCGAGCAATACTGTAAATAATACAATTCTATATTACAGTAACATTGCTTTTCCAAGTAACGGTATCGATCTGATGACTATAAACTACTATGATGACTATAATTTTGACATTGATGGCGGCACTGCAGAAAATGTAGGTATTGTAACGCCAAGCACTCTGGTAAAATCCTTAAATACAGGAAGTAAAATACGTGTTTTGGGGAAACCGGACTGGACTACCAATGTGCTCTATTATGATAATAAAGGAAGGGTTATTTATACTTATAGTAAGAACAATTTCCTCGGTATAGTAAATAAAGTTAAGAGCGATCTCGATTTTGTAGGGAGACCAACCCAGACCCTAACTGAGCATACTAAAGGGGGAACGACAATTACTATTGCCGATGTATTTACATATGACCCGGCTGGAAGACTTAAAAAACAAAGCCAGTCGGTAAACGGCGCGGCTGCGGAAATTATCTGTGAAAATTTTTATGATAATACAGGGCAGTTAGTTACTAAATCAGTCGGAGGAAAAAATAATCAGACACGATACCAGGATATTGACTATTCTTACAATATACGCGGATGGCTGAAAGGCATAAATGATTCTGATACAGGCAATAGTGACATCATATTTGGAACAGCAGATCTGTTTGGCTTTAAGATTAATTACAATAATCCAACTGACGTTACAAAAGCGCTTTATAATGGGAATATAAGCCAGACATTCTGGAAAGTGCAGAGTCAGAATATGGGTCTTAAAAACTATACTTACACCTATGATGCCCTAAATAGATTAACAAATGCTGTATCACAGGACAGCGGCCGGTACAACGAAAGTTTAACGTACGATGTCAACGGGAATATAATGAGTCTGGTTCGAAACGGTTATAAGGATGCTGATGCATTGCAGGGGGGAGTTATGGATAATCTAACATACAGTTATGATAACGGCAATAGACTGCTCAGTGTAAGTGATAGTTCCGGAAGTACTGAAGGTTTTAAAAACGGTATAAACAGCGGAGATGATTATACTTATGACACCAATGGAAATATAAAAACCGATGCCAATAAGGGTATTACAGCTTTTACTTATAATCATTTAAATCTTCCTGTGGACATTACTTTTTCTCAAGGAAGTATCCATTACGACTATGATGCTTTGGGAACAAAATTGAAAAAAACAGTCAATGACAACGGGATTATCACCGCAAAGGAATATGTTTTCGGTTTTCAATACGAAAAGAGGGGTAACGGAGTAAATGAATTAAAATTTTTTCCGCATAAAGAAGGTTATGTAAAGAATACGAATGGAAATTATAGTTATATTTATCAGTATAAAGATCATCTGGGTAATGTACGTCTGAGTTATGAAAATATCAGTCAGACACTTACGCCTTCACTGCATATAGTGGAAGAAAATAACTATTATCCTTTTGGTTTGAAACAAAAAATACAGGGAGAAGTAATCAACCAGACTGTTTATAAGTATAAATATAATGGAAAGGAGCTGCAGGATGAATTATATCTAAATGTTTATGATTATGGTGCGAGGAATTATGACCCTGCAATTGGACGATGGCTGAATATTGACCCGCTATCCGAGAAAATGCGAAGACACAGTCCTTATAATTATGCATTTGATAACCCTGTCCGGTATAATGATCCGGATGGAATGGAACCTAAAGATGATTACAGGCTTTTAAAAAATGGGAAGCTAGAATTAATAAAACCAACTGGAGATAATTTTGATAGAGTTTATAATCTAGATAAAAGCAAAAATATAAAGGTTGATAAAGGAGTAATTAATAAAAAATTAATAAGTTCAAATGTTTCAATTTTCATTTCTACCAATCCTGAGAAAGCAGAAAACGCATACAAATTCTTTGCAATGAACTCGGATGTAGAATGGCAGTTTAATATTTTTAAGGGTAAAAGTACTGTTGCTACAATAGCTAGTTCTCATACGGAGGGAACGGTAGAAAATAGAGCTGATCTAACTTATAGAGTTTTAAAAAATCCCAATATGAGATTATTATATAACTCTCATTCGCATCCTGGAGAATATAATTTTGATACTACGTGGCCGGCCTATCCTTCCGGATATACTAGTGATTTAAAGTACAGTCCAGAGTCAGGAGATGTAGATCATTTTTTTATTTCTAAAAATCCGTTTTATAAAGATAGAGTTCCTTCAACATTCAATATTTTTGTGCCTAAAAGACCAGACATAGAGTTGAATTTTAATGATAATGCTGTATATAGGACAATTCCTGATGTTAAACCAAGCTCTATGCAAAATGTACCTTTTAAAGGTTGA
- a CDS encoding SpvB/TcaC N-terminal domain-containing protein: MKKTILALTWAVLLCIITAVKAQDAGNDPSKFLPNITPPSPEAFKFSMYGNTPIGMFTGTPNISLPLFTYKTTNLSVAYSLSYASSGLKVDEINTKTGLGWNLIGGGVITRIVRNLEDDYFDDFAMKHLDITTVSENEMKNMYFYLFGENQGKDSQRDIFIFNFPGGSGKFYFDDNNKVIFLEKTDLRVELIPTAGGEIYTFVITAADGVKYYFQETEQTMLNTYGAGHSDPSVKTTAWYMNKIIHPKGDEIYFTYNNITENYTQAESQQASKAYPIWQTCASGQGYTKGITFGPVYSHNARIIGKTISGISSNNPASGSASFTYEDKIPAGTDPADVIKTITLKNKALAVIEKIDFDYLVTTNKRIFLNGFNFIEPANKYSFTYINPAEFPVRLSKSQDHWGYFNGANNILLLPRIEGSGFENFAFNDADREINEAKVQTGLLNKIVYPTKGYTELEYASNDYYGTKKVMPAAVNPVMTLENNIEQRHTTAIVNFKADFSYTAKFTGETYFANCDPSNDTGGNHHKGTVAVFCIEDNVYVPIYEYSSAYSQQVTPGVTSLVLNNDPTIPYYFNVVQNKNYRVTLTNDYNCIHSRVNLQYYTGTPQIVNANLLTGGCRVKSTKDYSLNNPVPVTKKYYYAKFDNLNMSSGDNFQVPYYINYSDHVSSAGVNNNSCIVTDAVLNSSSVSSLFEMGSNVYYKYVTVSNGDAFDNGFEENEFMINKDYREQIYLGDREFRNVPWSNLGWNNGKLLKTKVFEKQGSFYILRKETINTYLKDTNNPALINFAIYNPAPGVFINNVGNDQCNCSANNISKSYPVKYCSVPHFHQKDVNGNCTASGANNVSYNIPNPCFGKTAGTTIGIPTIAHLDIMPYKYISYFVYLSNTTTNEYDKNGANPFSTAVNYNYAGTNHFQLTSQSSTNSTTGSAGEITETKYLYAPDAQLANLPFITSLKAANMVGIPLNTQIYKGATKISEQTTIYEMSGSTYNLLLPKNIYAAKFPNVLTNITTPPVGQLEKKITFDQYDAKGNIIQYTQENGISVSFIWGYDKTLPIAKIENATLAQIASALGITTGTLDTYSEANMTALNGLRSNASLVNCIITTFTHLPLIGISTLTDSKGDVMTYSYDAYNRLQTVKDRNGNILSENQYHYKN; this comes from the coding sequence TTGAAAAAAACTATTCTCGCCCTTACATGGGCTGTGCTTCTTTGTATCATTACCGCAGTAAAAGCGCAGGATGCGGGTAATGACCCTAGTAAATTTTTACCAAACATCACTCCACCTTCTCCGGAAGCTTTTAAATTTTCAATGTACGGAAACACACCAATTGGTATGTTTACAGGTACTCCAAATATCAGTCTGCCATTATTTACCTATAAAACAACAAATCTGAGCGTTGCTTACAGCTTAAGTTATGCTTCAAGCGGATTAAAAGTAGATGAAATAAATACGAAAACAGGGTTAGGCTGGAATCTTATAGGCGGTGGTGTTATTACGCGTATTGTCCGTAATCTGGAAGATGATTATTTTGATGATTTTGCAATGAAACATCTTGATATAACAACGGTATCGGAAAATGAAATGAAAAATATGTACTTCTATCTTTTTGGAGAGAATCAGGGAAAAGACAGCCAGCGGGATATCTTTATTTTTAATTTTCCGGGAGGCTCTGGGAAATTTTATTTTGATGACAATAATAAAGTTATTTTTCTTGAAAAAACTGATTTAAGAGTTGAATTAATTCCTACTGCAGGAGGAGAGATTTATACTTTTGTAATTACAGCTGCAGACGGAGTTAAATATTATTTTCAGGAAACGGAGCAGACAATGCTGAATACTTATGGAGCCGGCCACAGTGATCCTTCTGTAAAAACAACTGCCTGGTATATGAATAAAATAATACATCCTAAAGGAGATGAAATTTATTTTACCTATAACAATATTACAGAAAATTACACACAGGCAGAAAGCCAGCAGGCTTCAAAGGCTTATCCAATCTGGCAGACCTGTGCATCTGGACAAGGCTATACCAAAGGAATTACTTTTGGACCGGTCTATTCGCATAATGCTAGAATTATTGGAAAAACAATAAGCGGCATAAGCAGCAATAACCCTGCTTCAGGAAGTGCCAGTTTTACTTATGAGGATAAAATACCAGCAGGTACTGATCCTGCTGATGTTATTAAAACTATTACATTAAAAAATAAAGCTCTGGCAGTAATTGAAAAAATTGATTTTGATTATTTAGTTACTACAAACAAGAGGATTTTTTTAAACGGTTTTAATTTTATTGAACCTGCCAATAAATATTCTTTTACATATATAAACCCGGCAGAGTTTCCTGTACGATTATCTAAAAGCCAGGACCACTGGGGGTATTTTAATGGTGCAAACAATATTTTACTGCTTCCTAGAATAGAAGGATCAGGCTTCGAAAACTTTGCTTTTAACGACGCTGATAGAGAAATTAATGAAGCTAAAGTGCAGACAGGTCTTTTAAATAAAATAGTATATCCAACAAAAGGTTATACTGAATTAGAGTATGCTTCAAATGACTACTATGGAACTAAAAAAGTTATGCCGGCAGCTGTAAATCCGGTAATGACATTAGAGAATAATATAGAGCAGAGACATACGACGGCAATAGTTAATTTTAAAGCAGATTTCTCTTATACGGCGAAATTTACAGGAGAAACTTATTTTGCTAACTGTGATCCTTCCAATGATACCGGAGGAAATCATCATAAAGGTACAGTGGCCGTTTTTTGTATTGAAGATAATGTGTATGTCCCTATTTATGAGTACAGTTCTGCCTATTCTCAGCAGGTTACTCCCGGGGTTACCTCATTAGTTTTAAATAATGATCCTACAATACCGTATTATTTTAACGTTGTGCAAAATAAAAATTATAGAGTCACTTTAACCAACGATTACAATTGTATACACAGCAGGGTAAATCTACAATATTACACAGGCACACCCCAGATTGTAAATGCAAATTTATTAACCGGAGGATGCAGAGTAAAATCAACTAAGGACTACTCTTTAAATAATCCAGTCCCAGTTACTAAAAAATATTATTATGCAAAATTTGATAACCTGAATATGTCTTCAGGAGATAATTTTCAGGTTCCTTATTATATAAACTATAGTGATCATGTAAGTTCAGCAGGTGTTAATAATAACAGCTGCATAGTTACGGATGCTGTTTTAAACTCAAGCAGTGTTTCCTCTTTATTTGAAATGGGATCTAATGTCTATTATAAATATGTTACTGTGAGTAATGGGGATGCTTTTGATAATGGCTTTGAAGAAAATGAATTTATGATAAATAAAGATTATCGTGAACAGATTTATTTAGGAGACAGGGAGTTTAGAAATGTTCCATGGAGTAATTTAGGGTGGAACAACGGAAAATTATTAAAAACAAAAGTTTTTGAAAAACAAGGCAGTTTTTATATTCTTAGAAAAGAAACTATAAATACATACCTAAAAGACACTAATAACCCGGCATTAATCAATTTTGCAATTTATAATCCTGCTCCAGGAGTGTTTATTAATAATGTTGGAAATGATCAATGCAATTGTTCAGCAAATAATATATCAAAATCATATCCGGTTAAATATTGTTCAGTACCGCATTTTCATCAAAAAGATGTTAATGGCAATTGCACAGCAAGCGGGGCGAATAATGTTTCCTACAATATTCCAAATCCATGTTTCGGAAAAACAGCGGGAACAACAATAGGTATTCCAACAATAGCCCATCTGGATATTATGCCTTATAAGTATATCTCTTATTTTGTTTATTTATCAAATACTACAACAAATGAATATGATAAAAACGGTGCAAATCCTTTTTCTACTGCAGTAAATTATAACTACGCCGGGACAAACCACTTTCAGTTAACATCCCAGTCGAGTACTAATTCAACCACGGGTTCAGCAGGAGAAATTACAGAAACTAAATACCTTTATGCGCCGGATGCACAATTGGCCAATCTTCCCTTTATTACCAGTCTGAAAGCTGCCAACATGGTAGGAATTCCTCTTAATACCCAAATTTATAAAGGAGCTACAAAAATTTCAGAGCAGACTACTATTTATGAAATGAGCGGCTCCACATATAATTTATTACTTCCTAAAAACATTTATGCCGCTAAGTTTCCGAATGTTTTGACCAATATTACGACTCCGCCAGTAGGTCAGTTAGAAAAGAAAATAACGTTTGACCAATATGATGCTAAGGGTAATATCATACAATATACTCAGGAAAACGGAATAAGCGTAAGTTTTATCTGGGGGTATGATAAAACACTGCCAATTGCAAAAATTGAAAATGCGACTCTGGCACAAATTGCTTCAGCCTTAGGAATTACGACTGGAACTTTAGATACGTATTCTGAAGCTAATATGACGGCGTTAAATGGTTTAAGGAGCAATGCTTCACTTGTAAATTGTATAATAACGACTTTTACACACTTACCATTAATAGGAATTAGTACCCTAACAGATTCCAAAGGAGATGTGATGACCTACAGTTATGATGCTTATAACAGATTGCAGACTGTAAAAGACAGAAATGGAAACATTTTGTCTGAAAACCAATACCACTACAAAAACTAA